The Takifugu flavidus isolate HTHZ2018 unplaced genomic scaffold, ASM371156v2 ctg455, whole genome shotgun sequence genome includes a window with the following:
- the LOC130520629 gene encoding uncharacterized protein LOC130520629 isoform X4 translates to MGWVSKMVCKCVSVAWNQIQKTFNIPIPEPSWTKAVVDSSGTKFFVYVASETKNAHMEWVSKMKSVGHTEVNIQEDADYYLVFCPVKSQIKTDIDEALEGLPDNKAVILVVMHHTFDPDLVIVESRLQELPRNVRLTVDSLFYRGRRLRCNRNDIAWNQIQKTFNIPIPEPSWWMRPFNSILDEGSG, encoded by the exons ATGggatgggtttccaaaatggtatgtaaatgtgtaagtgttgcctggaatcagatccagaaaactttcaacattcctattcctgaa ccatcctggacgaAGGCAGTGGttgact catctggaacaaagttctttgtctacgtggcttctgaaacaaaaaacgctcacatggaatgggtttccaaaatgaaaagtgttggacacactgaagtgaacattcaggaagatgcagattattatttggttttctgtccagtcaaatcccaaatcaaaacagacattgacgaggccctggagggactcccag ataataaagcagtaattctggtggtgatgcatcacacctttgatcctgatctggtgattgtagagagcagattacaggagctccctagaaacgtccgcctcactgtcgactccctgttctataGAGGCAGGCGcctcaggtgtaaccgcaacgatattgcctggaatcagatccagaaaactttcaacattcctattcctgaa ccatcctggtggatgagaccgtttaact ccatcctcgACGAAGGCAGTGGttga
- the LOC130520629 gene encoding uncharacterized protein LOC130520629 isoform X2 produces MGWVSKMVCKCVSVAWNQIQKTFNIPIPEPSWTKAVVDSSGTKFFVYVASETKNAHMEWVSKMKSVGHTEVNIQEDADYYLVFCPVKSQIKTDIDEALEGLPDNKAVILVVMHHTFDPDLVIVESRLQELPRNVRLTVDSLFYRGRRLRCNRNDIAWNQIQKTFNIPIPEPSWWMRPFNLSGTKFFVYVASETKNAHMEWVSKMKSVGHTEVNIQEDADYYLVFCPVKSRIKTDIDEALEGLPASSTMKTRRQDLDHRTRSGRKLVTATSDGKISLWLRSTRISQSRATIIKQ; encoded by the exons ATGggatgggtttccaaaatggtatgtaaatgtgtaagtgttgcctggaatcagatccagaaaactttcaacattcctattcctgaa ccatcctggacgaAGGCAGTGGttgact catctggaacaaagttctttgtctacgtggcttctgaaacaaaaaacgctcacatggaatgggtttccaaaatgaaaagtgttggacacactgaagtgaacattcaggaagatgcagattattatttggttttctgtccagtcaaatcccaaatcaaaacagacattgacgaggccctggagggactcccag ataataaagcagtaattctggtggtgatgcatcacacctttgatcctgatctggtgattgtagagagcagattacaggagctccctagaaacgtccgcctcactgtcgactccctgttctataGAGGCAGGCGcctcaggtgtaaccgcaacgatattgcctggaatcagatccagaaaactttcaacattcctattcctgaa ccatcctggtggatgagaccgtttaact tatctggaacaaagttctttgtctacgtggcttcagaaacaaaaaacgctcacatggaatgggtttccaaaatgaaaagtgttggacacactgaagtgaacattcaggaagatgcagattattatttggttttctgtccagtcaaatcccgaatcaaaacagacattgacgaggccctggagggactcccag CGAGCTCCACGATGAAAACGCGCCGACAGGATTTGGACCATAGGACCAGGTCTGGGCGCAAGTTGGTAACTGCGacttcagatggaaaaataagcctCTGGCTGAGGTCCACCCGCATTTCCCAGTCTCGGGCAACG ataataaagcagtaa
- the LOC130520629 gene encoding uncharacterized protein LOC130520629 isoform X3: protein MGWVSKMVCKCVSVAWNQIQKTFNIPIPEPSWTKAVVDSSGTKFFVYVASETKNAHMEWVSKMKSVGHTEVNIQEDADYYLVFCPVKSQIKTDIDEALEGLPDNKAVILVVMHHTFDPDLVIVESRLQELPRNVRLTVDSLFYRGRRLRCNRNDIAWNQIQKTFNIPIPEPSSTKAVVDCLVNHMGVLAVIFVCILLVILVIVIVKYTAG from the exons ATGggatgggtttccaaaatggtatgtaaatgtgtaagtgttgcctggaatcagatccagaaaactttcaacattcctattcctgaa ccatcctggacgaAGGCAGTGGttgact catctggaacaaagttctttgtctacgtggcttctgaaacaaaaaacgctcacatggaatgggtttccaaaatgaaaagtgttggacacactgaagtgaacattcaggaagatgcagattattatttggttttctgtccagtcaaatcccaaatcaaaacagacattgacgaggccctggagggactcccag ataataaagcagtaattctggtggtgatgcatcacacctttgatcctgatctggtgattgtagagagcagattacaggagctccctagaaacgtccgcctcactgtcgactccctgttctataGAGGCAGGCGcctcaggtgtaaccgcaacgatattgcctggaatcagatccagaaaactttcaacattcctattcctgaa ccatcctcgACGAAGGCAGTGGttgact GTCTGGTGAACCATATGGGAGTGTTGGCAGTCatctttgtttgtattttgttggTGATTCTTGTCATTGTTATTGTCAAGTACACGGCTGGGTAA
- the LOC130520629 gene encoding uncharacterized protein LOC130520629 isoform X1, which produces MGWVSKMVCKCVSVAWNQIQKTFNIPIPEPSWTKAVVDSSGTKFFVYVASETKNAHMEWVSKMKSVGHTEVNIQEDADYYLVFCPVKSQIKTDIDEALEGLPDNKAVILVVMHHTFDPDLVIVESRLQELPRNVRLTVDSLFYRGRRLRCNRNDIAWNQIQKTFNIPIPEPSWWMRPFNLSGTKFFVYVASETKNAHMEWVSKMKSVGHTEVNIQEDADYYLVFCPVKSRIKTDIDEALEGLPASSTMKTRRQDLDHRTRSGRKLVTATSDGKISLWLRSTRISQSRATVSALKS; this is translated from the exons ATGggatgggtttccaaaatggtatgtaaatgtgtaagtgttgcctggaatcagatccagaaaactttcaacattcctattcctgaa ccatcctggacgaAGGCAGTGGttgact catctggaacaaagttctttgtctacgtggcttctgaaacaaaaaacgctcacatggaatgggtttccaaaatgaaaagtgttggacacactgaagtgaacattcaggaagatgcagattattatttggttttctgtccagtcaaatcccaaatcaaaacagacattgacgaggccctggagggactcccag ataataaagcagtaattctggtggtgatgcatcacacctttgatcctgatctggtgattgtagagagcagattacaggagctccctagaaacgtccgcctcactgtcgactccctgttctataGAGGCAGGCGcctcaggtgtaaccgcaacgatattgcctggaatcagatccagaaaactttcaacattcctattcctgaa ccatcctggtggatgagaccgtttaact tatctggaacaaagttctttgtctacgtggcttcagaaacaaaaaacgctcacatggaatgggtttccaaaatgaaaagtgttggacacactgaagtgaacattcaggaagatgcagattattatttggttttctgtccagtcaaatcccgaatcaaaacagacattgacgaggccctggagggactcccag CGAGCTCCACGATGAAAACGCGCCGACAGGATTTGGACCATAGGACCAGGTCTGGGCGCAAGTTGGTAACTGCGacttcagatggaaaaataagcctCTGGCTGAGGTCCACCCGCATTTCCCAGTCTCGGGCAACGGTGAGTGCGCTGAAAAGCTGA